A single region of the Streptomyces diastaticus subsp. diastaticus genome encodes:
- a CDS encoding copper chaperone PCu(A)C has product MRRRLLGGALALVAAASLAGCSDDGAKATSAPDLTVAGAFMPQPVNADMAAGFFVLTNKGGTADQLTSVTSPAAERVTLHSTEGGAMREQDSFEVPADGTLDFSRGGNHLMFEQLTGRPAVGDSVEVVLHFSESGEIEVSLPVKEATYNPAKASGPGHGTVQPADRRTAQAHTAQ; this is encoded by the coding sequence GTGAGGCGCCGGCTGCTCGGCGGCGCGCTCGCCCTGGTCGCGGCTGCCTCGCTGGCGGGTTGTTCGGACGACGGCGCGAAGGCGACGAGTGCCCCGGATCTGACGGTGGCCGGTGCCTTCATGCCGCAGCCGGTCAACGCCGACATGGCCGCGGGGTTCTTCGTCCTCACCAACAAGGGCGGCACCGCCGACCAGCTCACCTCGGTGACCAGCCCGGCCGCCGAGCGGGTCACCCTGCACAGCACCGAGGGCGGGGCCATGCGCGAGCAGGACTCGTTCGAGGTCCCCGCCGACGGCACCCTCGACTTCAGCCGGGGCGGCAACCACCTGATGTTCGAGCAGCTCACCGGGCGCCCGGCCGTCGGTGACTCCGTCGAGGTCGTTCTGCACTTCAGCGAGTCGGGCGAGATCGAGGTCTCCCTCCCGGTGAAGGAGGCCACCTACAACCCGGCCAAGGCGTCGGGCCCCGGGCACGGCACGGTGCAGCCGGCGGACCGCCGGACTGCTCAGGCGCACACGGCACAGTGA
- a CDS encoding ATP-binding protein — protein MSIMWSLHLRRDAASVPLARRLLIGSMETAGVDPDISYDLSVALSEACANAVEHGGAGSPEPESAYRVTAYLDGERCRIEVADSGPGFPARPVRSVPLTAPQDESGRGLDLIEQLSDHAHFGNKPGRAGAVVSFDKILKWRKDAPLVAV, from the coding sequence ATGAGCATCATGTGGTCACTCCATTTGCGGCGCGATGCCGCGAGTGTGCCGCTCGCCCGTCGCCTGCTCATCGGGTCGATGGAGACCGCGGGTGTCGATCCCGACATCTCCTACGACCTGTCCGTCGCCCTGAGTGAGGCGTGCGCGAACGCGGTGGAACACGGAGGAGCGGGGTCGCCCGAACCGGAGAGTGCCTACCGGGTCACCGCCTACCTGGACGGTGAGCGATGTCGGATCGAGGTGGCCGACTCCGGCCCCGGATTCCCCGCCCGGCCCGTCCGCAGCGTGCCCCTGACCGCTCCGCAGGACGAGAGCGGTCGCGGGCTCGACCTCATCGAGCAGCTCTCCGACCACGCCCACTTCGGCAACAAGCCGGGCCGCGCCGGAGCCGTCGTGTCCTTCGACAAGATCCTCAAGTGGCGCAAGGACGCACCGCTGGTAGCCGTCTGA
- a CDS encoding bifunctional DNA primase/polymerase: MREILGRRRKFRSRRTRGSAPAACPELSHPTDQPDLTGVAVAAIHRHWPVVPGARLTPASPTGCGCPDPECALPGDHPADMGLLAATTDERMVRWWWSERPAAPVLLATGRGASAVSLPAAAAARALAALDRTGVPTGPVLATRDRWALLVAPYSLPRLGELLYAKDHVPGSLRFHGEGGYLLLPPSAENAGRVRWERPPSETPGGRSLPEVGTVLDALVDTLNARGVNAPDL; encoded by the coding sequence ATGCGCGAGATCCTCGGAAGGCGACGCAAGTTCCGGTCCCGGCGCACGCGCGGGAGCGCCCCGGCGGCCTGTCCCGAGCTGTCCCACCCGACCGACCAGCCTGACCTGACCGGTGTGGCGGTGGCCGCGATCCACCGGCACTGGCCCGTCGTCCCGGGCGCACGGCTCACCCCAGCGAGCCCGACCGGCTGCGGCTGCCCGGATCCGGAGTGCGCCCTGCCCGGCGACCACCCGGCCGACATGGGCCTCCTCGCGGCCACCACCGACGAGCGCATGGTCCGCTGGTGGTGGAGCGAGCGCCCGGCCGCGCCCGTGCTCCTGGCGACCGGCCGGGGCGCCAGCGCGGTCAGCCTCCCGGCCGCGGCGGCCGCCCGCGCCCTCGCCGCGCTCGACCGGACGGGCGTCCCCACCGGCCCCGTCCTCGCGACGCGGGACCGCTGGGCCCTGCTGGTCGCCCCGTACTCCTTGCCGCGCCTCGGCGAACTGCTGTACGCCAAGGACCACGTCCCCGGCTCGCTGCGCTTCCACGGTGAGGGCGGCTACCTGCTCCTGCCCCCGTCGGCCGAGAACGCCGGCCGGGTCCGCTGGGAGCGGCCGCCGAGCGAGACGCCGGGCGGTCGGTCCCTTCCGGAGGTCGGCACCGTGCTCGACGCCCTGGTCGACACGCTCAACGCGAGGGGCGTCAACGCCCCTGACCTGTAG
- a CDS encoding SCO family protein: MRKKTLLAAALFSASALTLTACGGSGDSDKPVASVSSDVATEKAATVLDQPFKKPDLVLTDTRGEKFDLRERTAGKPTLIYFGYTNCPDVCPLTMSNIALAKKALPKADQEKLQVVFVSTDPEHDTPELLGSWLKGQDPDFIGLTGDFATIQGGARTIGISIDEPTEDKNGKRVSMHGKQVIAFSPKDDSGYVLYGDDATADDYEKDLPKLLTGAKP; encoded by the coding sequence ATGCGCAAGAAGACCCTGCTCGCCGCCGCCCTGTTCTCGGCCTCCGCTCTCACCCTGACCGCCTGCGGCGGCTCGGGGGACAGCGACAAGCCGGTCGCGTCGGTCTCCTCCGACGTCGCCACCGAGAAGGCGGCCACCGTTCTCGACCAGCCCTTCAAGAAGCCGGACCTCGTCCTCACCGACACCAGGGGGGAGAAGTTCGACCTGCGGGAGCGGACCGCGGGCAAGCCCACGCTCATCTACTTCGGCTACACCAACTGCCCGGACGTCTGCCCGCTGACGATGAGCAACATCGCCCTCGCCAAGAAGGCGCTGCCCAAGGCCGACCAGGAGAAGCTCCAGGTCGTCTTCGTCTCCACCGACCCGGAGCACGACACCCCCGAACTGCTCGGCTCCTGGCTGAAGGGACAGGACCCCGACTTCATCGGCCTCACCGGCGACTTCGCCACCATCCAGGGCGGCGCCCGGACGATCGGCATCTCCATCGACGAGCCGACCGAGGACAAGAACGGCAAGCGGGTCTCCATGCACGGCAAGCAGGTCATCGCCTTCTCCCCGAAGGACGACTCCGGATACGTGCTGTACGGCGACGACGCGACCGCCGACGACTACGAGAAGGACCTGCCCAAGCTCCTCACCGGGGCCAAGCCGTGA
- a CDS encoding DUF5926 family protein: protein MAKKRPQKPGKKAQLADGEIPVVGAREPCPCGSGRRYKACHGRAASHAVTEVVQRPFEGLAGEGDWVALRELVPAATVELTLRDGLPEGVPSVTLATVLPLAWPALRREDGSVLLGLQNDTPSGDLSRDLAETLLRALEAKPGTPVEARRLPAQSAASAAERPRLQDLLDPEAPFEPQVHSGFEFWVPEAEAGQTSPEVAASLERANEAAIPTARLAGVEWAYWCRTPEKNHLRWVMPHSEERLLDALARLHAAGASSLGEGTRLVGSFRAHGLTVPVWDLPTGMGAEDVEKPAAAFAERLAAALAEEAPLTAEERRARGGLTNRQVTLN, encoded by the coding sequence ATGGCCAAGAAGCGTCCGCAGAAGCCGGGCAAGAAGGCACAGCTCGCCGACGGGGAGATCCCGGTCGTCGGCGCCCGTGAACCCTGCCCCTGCGGTTCCGGCCGCCGGTACAAGGCGTGCCACGGCCGGGCCGCCTCGCACGCCGTGACCGAGGTGGTGCAGCGCCCCTTCGAGGGGCTGGCCGGCGAGGGCGACTGGGTGGCGCTGCGCGAGCTGGTGCCCGCCGCCACCGTCGAACTCACCCTGCGGGACGGCCTGCCCGAGGGTGTGCCCTCGGTGACGCTCGCCACCGTGCTGCCGCTGGCCTGGCCCGCGCTGCGCCGTGAGGACGGCTCCGTCCTGCTCGGCCTCCAGAACGACACGCCCTCCGGCGACCTCAGCCGCGACCTGGCAGAGACCCTGCTGCGCGCCCTGGAGGCCAAGCCGGGGACGCCGGTGGAGGCCCGGCGGCTGCCCGCCCAGTCCGCCGCCTCCGCCGCCGAACGGCCCCGGCTCCAGGACCTGCTGGACCCCGAGGCGCCGTTCGAGCCGCAGGTGCACAGCGGGTTCGAGTTCTGGGTGCCGGAGGCCGAGGCCGGGCAGACCTCCCCGGAGGTCGCCGCCTCGCTGGAGCGGGCCAACGAGGCCGCCATCCCGACGGCCCGGCTGGCCGGCGTCGAGTGGGCCTACTGGTGCCGGACGCCGGAGAAGAACCACCTGCGGTGGGTCATGCCGCACAGCGAGGAGCGACTGCTCGACGCCCTGGCGCGGCTGCACGCCGCGGGTGCCTCCTCCCTCGGCGAGGGGACGCGGCTGGTCGGGTCGTTCCGGGCGCACGGGCTGACGGTGCCGGTCTGGGACCTGCCCACCGGCATGGGGGCCGAGGACGTGGAGAAGCCGGCCGCCGCCTTCGCCGAGCGGCTCGCCGCCGCCCTCGCCGAGGAGGCACCGCTCACCGCCGAGGAGCGGCGGGCCCGCGGCGGACTGACCAACCGACAGGTCACGCTCAACTGA
- a CDS encoding YcnI family copper-binding membrane protein, whose product MSVDNVTTVAPASPRRNWAVRGSALAVTAAAGVVLLAGPAAAHVSVQPQGEAAQGGYATVNFKVPNERDDASTVKLEINFPADHPLTSVMPQPVPGWDVQITKTKLDKPLESHGNKITEAVSKVTWTAKDKGVETGQFQQFPLSLGALPEDADQLVFKAIQTYDSKEVVRWIEEPTGGEEPDTPAPVLALTAASGDGHGAAADDKPAKPAASDDTGKASSEQAAESSSDSTARILAVVGILVGLAGVAFGVLSGRRRTTS is encoded by the coding sequence ATGTCTGTCGACAACGTGACCACCGTCGCCCCCGCCTCCCCGCGCCGGAACTGGGCCGTGCGCGGCTCCGCCCTCGCGGTGACCGCGGCCGCCGGAGTCGTCCTGCTCGCCGGCCCCGCCGCCGCCCACGTGAGTGTGCAGCCTCAGGGTGAGGCCGCCCAGGGCGGCTACGCGACGGTGAACTTCAAGGTCCCCAACGAGCGGGACGACGCCTCCACCGTGAAGCTGGAGATCAACTTCCCGGCCGACCACCCGCTGACCTCCGTCATGCCCCAGCCGGTTCCCGGCTGGGACGTGCAGATCACCAAGACGAAGCTGGACAAGCCGCTGGAGAGCCACGGCAACAAGATCACCGAGGCCGTCTCCAAGGTCACCTGGACCGCGAAGGACAAGGGCGTCGAGACGGGACAGTTCCAGCAGTTCCCGCTCTCCCTCGGCGCGCTGCCCGAGGACGCCGACCAGCTCGTCTTCAAGGCCATCCAGACGTACGACAGCAAGGAGGTCGTGCGCTGGATCGAGGAGCCCACCGGTGGCGAGGAGCCGGACACCCCGGCCCCGGTGCTGGCCCTGACGGCCGCCTCCGGTGACGGCCACGGAGCCGCAGCGGACGACAAGCCGGCGAAGCCCGCCGCCTCGGACGACACCGGGAAGGCCTCGTCCGAGCAGGCCGCCGAGAGCTCCAGCGACTCCACCGCCCGCATCCTCGCGGTCGTGGGCATCCTCGTCGGCCTCGCGGGCGTCGCCTTCGGCGTCCTGTCCGGCCGTCGGCGTACCACCAGCTGA
- a CDS encoding glycerophosphodiester phosphodiesterase family protein — MPTPREPIKVIAHRGASADVPEHTLAAYRKAIEDGADGLECDVRLTADGHLVCVHDRRVNRTSNGRGAVSALELADLAALDFGSWKDTTRVGPVGPGAGRDTAVPVPPVSEQPQWDAARTSVLTLERLLELVSDAGRRVELAIETKHPTRWAGQVEERLMALLDRFGLASPASAAESPVRVMSFSARSLHRVRAASPYLPTVQLMQFVGVRHRDGRLPPGVGISGPSIRILRGHPSYVEQVHRAGNRVHVWTVDDPADVALCAELGVDAVITNRPRAVLEQLGRG; from the coding sequence ATGCCCACACCACGGGAACCGATCAAGGTCATCGCCCACCGGGGCGCCTCCGCGGACGTTCCGGAACACACCCTGGCGGCGTACCGGAAGGCGATCGAGGACGGCGCGGACGGCTTGGAGTGCGATGTGCGGCTGACCGCCGACGGGCACCTGGTCTGCGTCCACGACCGCCGGGTCAACCGCACCTCGAACGGCCGCGGTGCCGTCTCCGCCCTGGAGCTCGCCGACCTGGCCGCCCTGGACTTCGGTTCCTGGAAGGACACCACCCGGGTCGGCCCGGTCGGGCCGGGCGCCGGACGGGACACCGCCGTCCCGGTGCCGCCGGTGAGCGAGCAGCCGCAGTGGGACGCGGCGCGCACCTCGGTGCTGACGCTGGAACGCCTGCTGGAGCTGGTGAGCGACGCGGGGCGCCGGGTGGAGCTGGCCATCGAGACCAAGCATCCGACGCGCTGGGCCGGGCAGGTCGAGGAGCGGCTGATGGCCCTGCTCGACCGCTTCGGGCTGGCGTCGCCCGCCTCGGCCGCCGAGTCGCCGGTCCGGGTGATGAGCTTCTCGGCCCGCTCGCTGCACCGGGTCCGCGCCGCCTCGCCGTACCTGCCGACGGTGCAGCTGATGCAGTTCGTCGGGGTACGCCACCGGGACGGCCGGCTGCCGCCGGGGGTGGGCATCTCCGGGCCGAGCATCCGCATCCTGCGCGGCCACCCCTCTTATGTGGAGCAGGTCCACCGGGCCGGCAACCGCGTGCACGTCTGGACCGTGGACGACCCGGCCGACGTCGCCCTCTGCGCCGAGCTGGGGGTGGACGCGGTGATCACCAACCGGCCGCGCGCCGTGCTGGAACAACTCGGCCGGGGCTGA
- a CDS encoding copper resistance CopC/CopD family protein: MTCTESGLRRGGAALVTPGAARLLPVLLAVVLAALAVLAGAGSAGAHAALTGSDPQQDSVVEQAPKEVSLTFSEQIAVDEDAIRVLDPSGNRVDTEEAPRSLGSGGAQYAVKLRAGLPDGTFTVAYQVVSADSHPVAGAFTFSIGAPSETSASVPDQASGGGAVGTLYGIARYLSYAGFTLLVGGAAFVLACWPGGARVRPMQRLVAFSWVGLTAATLAMLLVRGPYAGSGKLADIFDLGVLGGVLETKTGAALVSRLLLLAAAALFVAVLFGAYARRENAEERRDLTFGLAIGGTVVAVGLAATWAMSEHASTGIQAGIAMPVDILHLLAVAAWFGGLTALLLALYRAPSVERSAVRRFSGVAFASVVVLALTGLYQSWRQVGSWSALTGTSYGQLLLVKVGLVALLVAVAGLSRQWTRRLGEASETAGPPGPAAGHGAPPEAAAPVAGSSGADAGRRTPGVAADGSRPDADSGERTETRAVTAGSSSHPEGRTAVVQGEGADDATPGEARPAAEARVPVQADPVREAQLRRQREAATSAARKKRRDGDRERSGLRRSVLVEAGVAVVVLAVTTVLTTTEPGRTEEEAAAGTSASAAQQQGPVSLNVPFDTGGKDGKGTVLLDVDPGRSGDNALHVYLQGPDKEPLDVPEVKVALTLKAQDLGPLTAPLERISAGHWSAAGVQIPLAGRWTVAVTVRTSDIDQVTVSKNARIG; the protein is encoded by the coding sequence ATGACCTGCACGGAATCCGGCCTCCGCAGAGGTGGTGCGGCTCTTGTGACCCCGGGAGCCGCACGGCTGCTGCCCGTCCTCCTCGCGGTGGTCCTGGCCGCACTCGCGGTGCTGGCCGGGGCCGGGAGCGCCGGGGCGCACGCGGCGCTGACCGGGAGCGATCCGCAGCAGGACTCGGTGGTCGAGCAGGCTCCGAAGGAGGTCTCACTCACCTTCTCCGAGCAGATCGCCGTCGACGAGGACGCCATCCGCGTCCTGGACCCCTCGGGCAACCGCGTCGACACCGAGGAGGCCCCGCGGTCACTCGGCTCTGGCGGCGCGCAGTACGCGGTGAAGCTGCGCGCCGGGCTGCCCGACGGCACCTTCACCGTCGCCTACCAGGTCGTCTCGGCCGACAGCCACCCGGTGGCCGGCGCCTTCACCTTCTCCATCGGCGCGCCCTCCGAGACCAGTGCGTCCGTCCCCGACCAGGCCTCCGGCGGCGGCGCCGTCGGCACTCTCTACGGCATCGCCCGCTACCTCTCGTACGCCGGGTTCACGCTGCTGGTCGGCGGGGCCGCCTTCGTACTGGCCTGCTGGCCGGGCGGGGCCCGGGTGCGGCCGATGCAGCGGCTGGTGGCGTTCAGCTGGGTCGGACTGACCGCGGCCACCCTGGCGATGCTGCTGGTGCGCGGGCCGTACGCGGGCTCCGGCAAGCTGGCGGACATCTTCGACCTGGGGGTGCTGGGGGGCGTCCTGGAGACCAAGACCGGGGCGGCGCTGGTCTCCCGGTTGCTCCTGCTGGCCGCCGCCGCGCTCTTCGTCGCCGTGCTCTTCGGCGCGTACGCGCGGCGTGAGAACGCCGAGGAGCGGCGCGACCTGACCTTCGGGCTGGCGATCGGCGGGACCGTGGTCGCGGTGGGGCTGGCGGCGACCTGGGCCATGTCCGAGCACGCGTCGACCGGGATTCAGGCGGGCATCGCCATGCCGGTGGACATCCTGCATCTGCTTGCCGTGGCGGCCTGGTTCGGCGGACTGACCGCGCTGCTCCTCGCCCTGTACCGGGCTCCGTCCGTGGAGCGTTCCGCTGTCCGGCGGTTCTCCGGGGTGGCCTTCGCCTCCGTGGTGGTCCTGGCCCTCACCGGCCTCTACCAGTCCTGGCGCCAGGTCGGCTCCTGGTCGGCACTGACCGGGACCTCGTACGGGCAGCTCCTGTTGGTCAAGGTCGGGCTGGTGGCGCTGCTGGTCGCGGTGGCGGGGCTGTCGCGTCAGTGGACGAGGCGGCTCGGCGAAGCGTCCGAGACCGCCGGCCCGCCGGGTCCGGCAGCCGGGCACGGGGCGCCGCCGGAGGCGGCGGCACCGGTGGCCGGGAGCTCGGGGGCGGATGCGGGCCGCCGGACGCCGGGCGTGGCGGCGGACGGCTCCCGCCCGGACGCCGACAGCGGCGAGCGTACGGAGACCAGGGCAGTCACCGCTGGGAGCTCCTCGCACCCCGAGGGCAGGACGGCGGTCGTCCAGGGCGAGGGGGCGGACGACGCGACGCCGGGCGAGGCCCGGCCCGCCGCCGAGGCACGCGTCCCCGTCCAGGCCGACCCGGTGCGCGAAGCCCAGCTACGGCGCCAGCGGGAGGCCGCGACATCCGCCGCGCGCAAGAAGCGGCGGGACGGCGACCGGGAGCGGTCGGGACTGCGGCGCTCGGTGCTGGTGGAGGCCGGTGTCGCGGTGGTCGTGCTGGCCGTCACCACGGTGCTGACGACGACGGAGCCCGGCCGTACCGAGGAGGAGGCGGCGGCCGGTACCTCGGCGTCCGCCGCCCAGCAGCAGGGGCCGGTCTCCCTCAACGTGCCGTTCGACACGGGCGGCAAGGACGGCAAGGGCACCGTGCTCCTCGACGTGGACCCGGGGCGGAGCGGCGACAACGCGCTGCATGTCTACCTCCAGGGCCCGGACAAGGAGCCGCTGGACGTACCGGAGGTGAAGGTGGCGCTGACGCTGAAGGCGCAGGACCTCGGTCCGCTCACCGCTCCGCTGGAGCGCATCTCCGCAGGACACTGGAGTGCCGCCGGGGTACAGATCCCGCTGGCGGGTCGGTGGACGGTAGCGGTCACCGTCCGGACCTCCGACATCGATCAGGTGACCGTGAGCAAGAACGCAAGGATCGGCTGA
- a CDS encoding aminopeptidase P family protein produces MAEELSETPKEIDEAVADSGDQPIKQRKNGLYPALSDELAENMTQGWADTELHGLQPIEQAAETAGRRAALSARFPGERLVVPSGNLKTRSNDTEYAFRSSVEYAYLTGDQTEDGVLVLEPVEGGHEATVYLLPRSNRENGEFWLDGQGELWVGRRHSLGEAEQLLGIPAKDVRELPAALREATGPVRVVRDYDAQIEAALADKVTAERDAELKVFLSEARLVKDAFEVRELQKAVDSTVRGFEDVVRVLDKAEATSERYIEGTFFLRARVEGNDIGYGSICAAGPHATTLHWVRNNGPVRSGDLLLLDAGVETHTLYTADVTRTLPINGTYSPLQRKIYDAVYEAQEAGIAAVRPGAKYRDFHEASQRVLATRLVEWGILDGPVDRVLELGLQRRFTLHGTGHMLGMDVHDCAVARTETYVQGTLEPGMCLTVEPGLYFQADDLTVPEEYRGIGVRIEDDILVTEDGNRNLSAALPRASDEVERWMAELKG; encoded by the coding sequence GTGGCCGAGGAACTCTCGGAGACCCCGAAGGAAATCGATGAGGCCGTGGCGGACTCCGGCGACCAGCCGATCAAGCAGCGGAAGAACGGGCTCTACCCCGCGCTCTCCGACGAGCTCGCCGAGAACATGACGCAGGGCTGGGCCGACACCGAGCTGCACGGCCTCCAGCCGATCGAGCAGGCCGCCGAGACCGCCGGCCGCCGTGCCGCCCTCTCCGCCCGCTTCCCCGGTGAGCGTCTGGTCGTCCCGTCCGGCAACCTCAAGACCCGCTCCAACGACACCGAGTACGCCTTCCGCTCCTCGGTCGAGTACGCGTACCTCACCGGTGACCAGACGGAGGACGGCGTCCTCGTCCTGGAGCCGGTCGAGGGCGGCCACGAGGCCACCGTCTACCTGCTTCCCCGCTCCAACCGGGAGAACGGCGAGTTCTGGCTCGACGGCCAGGGCGAGCTGTGGGTCGGCCGCCGCCACTCGCTGGGCGAGGCCGAGCAACTGCTCGGCATTCCCGCCAAGGACGTGCGTGAGCTGCCCGCCGCACTCCGCGAGGCCACCGGTCCGGTCCGCGTGGTCCGCGACTACGACGCCCAGATCGAGGCGGCCCTCGCCGACAAGGTCACCGCCGAGCGCGACGCGGAGCTGAAGGTCTTCCTCTCCGAGGCCCGGCTGGTCAAGGACGCCTTCGAGGTCCGTGAGCTCCAGAAGGCGGTGGACTCCACCGTCCGCGGCTTCGAGGACGTCGTCCGCGTCCTGGACAAGGCCGAGGCCACCTCGGAGCGGTACATCGAGGGCACCTTCTTCCTCCGCGCCCGCGTCGAGGGCAACGACATCGGCTACGGCTCCATCTGCGCCGCCGGCCCGCACGCCACCACCCTGCACTGGGTCCGCAACAACGGCCCGGTCCGCTCCGGCGACCTGCTGCTGCTCGACGCCGGCGTCGAGACGCACACCCTCTACACCGCCGACGTCACCCGCACCCTGCCCATCAACGGCACGTACTCCCCGCTCCAGCGGAAGATCTACGACGCCGTGTACGAGGCCCAGGAGGCGGGCATCGCCGCCGTGCGACCCGGCGCCAAGTACCGGGACTTCCACGAGGCCTCGCAGCGCGTGCTGGCCACCCGGCTCGTCGAGTGGGGCATTCTCGACGGCCCGGTCGACCGGGTTCTGGAGCTGGGTCTCCAGCGCCGCTTCACCCTGCACGGCACCGGCCACATGCTCGGCATGGACGTCCACGACTGCGCGGTCGCCCGGACCGAGACCTACGTCCAAGGCACCTTGGAGCCCGGCATGTGCCTCACCGTCGAGCCCGGCCTGTACTTCCAGGCGGACGACCTGACGGTGCCGGAGGAGTACCGGGGCATCGGCGTCCGGATCGAGGACGACATCCTGGTCACCGAGGACGGCAACCGGAACCTCTCCGCCGCCCTGCCGCGCGCCTCGGACGAGGTCGAGCGCTGGATGGCCGAGCTGAAGGGCTGA
- a CDS encoding PP2C family protein-serine/threonine phosphatase: MTSPHFPNVAGIDSTVPAPAQTVAPSPQPPAAPVPAPSTAVQDRLAGWVSDLTTLHELTERLSATSTVDTALRELLHAGASLVGARRGLAALEPGGPDGPRAAFTGHGLGRADLGHIETVPRAASCHGRLLDEPPGGRREICRPDLAADRSTDPRHREVAARLGCAASYAAALETRGEGRFGAVVWLYDEPAEPDERRRHLTRLYLRQAGEHLARLLALDAARAALATLREELLPSRLPRVAGVRLAARHRTGPRGGGDWYDALPLPEGALGLAVGSVTGTGPSAVAAMGRLRASLRAYAVMEGEDPVAVLSDLELLLRLTEPARSATALFGYCEPAGGPGAERARRLVLAGAGHCPPVIVSERGAEFVETSLSAPLGMLACWEAPSVELRPRAGDTVLLYSDGLLRRTGDPMDRAFARLHSAAASVPRGRREDPDAVADHVLGSLLPEGLDDEESEEDVVLLAARFD; encoded by the coding sequence ATGACATCCCCACACTTCCCCAATGTGGCCGGAATCGATTCCACGGTCCCCGCCCCCGCGCAGACTGTCGCGCCCTCGCCGCAGCCTCCGGCCGCGCCGGTCCCGGCCCCCTCGACGGCCGTCCAGGACCGCCTCGCCGGCTGGGTCTCCGACCTCACCACCCTGCACGAACTCACCGAGCGGCTGAGCGCCACCTCCACCGTCGACACCGCCCTCCGGGAACTGCTCCACGCCGGTGCCTCGCTCGTCGGTGCGCGCCGCGGCCTCGCCGCGCTGGAGCCGGGCGGCCCCGACGGCCCGCGCGCCGCCTTCACCGGCCACGGTCTCGGCCGCGCCGACCTCGGCCACATCGAGACCGTGCCGCGCGCCGCCTCCTGTCACGGGCGGTTGCTCGACGAACCGCCCGGCGGGCGGCGCGAGATCTGCCGCCCCGACCTCGCCGCGGACCGCTCCACCGATCCGCGCCACCGCGAGGTCGCCGCCCGCCTCGGCTGTGCGGCGAGTTACGCGGCGGCGCTGGAGACCCGGGGCGAGGGCCGGTTCGGCGCGGTCGTCTGGCTGTACGACGAACCGGCCGAGCCCGACGAGCGCCGCCGCCACCTGACCCGGCTCTACCTCCGCCAGGCCGGGGAGCACCTGGCCCGCCTCCTCGCCCTCGACGCGGCCCGCGCCGCCCTCGCCACCCTCCGCGAGGAACTGCTGCCCAGCCGCCTTCCACGGGTGGCCGGAGTACGGCTCGCCGCCCGCCACCGGACCGGGCCGCGCGGCGGCGGCGACTGGTACGACGCGCTGCCGCTGCCCGAGGGCGCCCTCGGCCTCGCCGTCGGCTCGGTGACCGGGACCGGGCCCAGCGCGGTGGCCGCCATGGGCCGCCTGCGCGCCTCGCTGCGGGCGTACGCGGTGATGGAGGGGGAGGACCCGGTCGCGGTCCTCTCCGACCTGGAGCTGCTGCTGCGGCTCACCGAACCGGCCCGCTCGGCGACGGCGCTGTTCGGGTACTGCGAGCCGGCCGGCGGCCCCGGCGCCGAGCGCGCTCGGCGGCTGGTGCTGGCCGGTGCCGGGCACTGTCCGCCGGTGATCGTCAGCGAGCGCGGCGCCGAGTTCGTGGAGACCTCGCTCTCCGCACCGCTGGGCATGCTCGCCTGCTGGGAGGCGCCCAGTGTGGAACTGCGGCCGCGGGCGGGCGACACCGTCCTCCTCTACAGCGACGGGCTGCTGCGCCGGACCGGCGACCCGATGGACCGGGCCTTCGCACGCCTGCACTCGGCCGCCGCCTCCGTCCCCAGGGGCCGGCGCGAGGACCCGGACGCCGTCGCCGACCACGTCCTCGGCTCCCTGCTTCCCGAGGGACTCGACGACGAGGAGAGCGAGGAGGACGTGGTCCTGCTCGCCGCCCGCTTCGACTGA